In one window of Mytilus trossulus isolate FHL-02 chromosome 7, PNRI_Mtr1.1.1.hap1, whole genome shotgun sequence DNA:
- the LOC134724968 gene encoding uncharacterized protein LOC134724968: protein MRMHNRYGNCSTYRISDSTTIYTFLSDVLALSDVFENFREICLNYYGLDAAHFYTSPGLAWQAALKMTGVNLELLTDVDMHLFIEKGLRGGISTISQRHAKANNKDVPNYDENEPNSHVMYLDANNLYGWAMSQALPVKDFKWLDDCEIENLRINDIADENENGYILEVDLDYPMELHDDHSEYPLAPEKLKVTDEMLSPYAKKLLEDLDLKGTSTEKLIPNLYPKEKYVVHYRNLKLYLSLGMRLTKIHRVLAFEQRPWLKKYIDFNTEKRKLAKNEFEKDFFKLMNNAVFGKTMENLRKRTDIKLLSDQSKARKLISKPTFHAYKIFNENLVAVHMLKQRLYLNRPIYVGFAILDLSKTLMYDFHYNYMKNKYGPKAKLLFTDTDSLCYTVSTNDIYQDMMEENHLFDTSEYDPNHPLHSTLNKKVLGKMKDETHGIPIQEFVGLKSKMYSLIYEENKQLCEKKTAKGIKKSVIEHDTRHEHYKQCLFNKEIHMSTMTQIRSYDHKLYNISINKLGLSPYDDKRYLLDDGIQSLAYGHWRI from the coding sequence ATGCGCATGCACAACAGGTATGGCAATTGTTCAACATACAGAATCTCGGACAGTACCACGATCTATACGTTCTTATCAGATGTCCTTGCATTATCCGacgtttttgaaaatttcagggagaTCTGTCTCAACTACTATGGACTGGATGCTGCACATTTCTATACCTCGCCCGGTTTAGCCTGGCAAGCTGCCTTGAAAATGACAGGTGTGAATTTAGAATTACTCACTGACGTAGATATGCATTTGTTTATAGAGAAAGGTTTAAGAGGGGGAATATCAACGATATCCCAGCGTCATGCTAAAGCTAACAATAAAGATGTTCCAAATTACGACGAAAATGAACCAAATAGCCATGTGATGTACTTAGATGCCAACAACTTATACGGATGGGCCATGTCTCAGGCTCTTCCTGTTAAAGACTTCAAATGGCTAGACGATTGTGAAATTGAAAACCTTCGTATAAATGACATTGCAGATGAGAATGAAAATGGTTATATACTAGAAGTTGACCTAGACTATCCAATGGAACTGCACGATGACCACAGCGAATATCCACTCGCTCCCGAAAAGTTGAAGGTTACAGATGAAATGTTATCGCCCTATGCGAAAAAGCTATTGGAAGATTTAGATTTAAAAGGAACGTCGACAGAAAAATTGATACCGAATTTATATCCAAAGGAAAAATACGTGGTACATTATAGAAATTTGAAACTCTACTTATCTCTTGGAATGAGACTTACCAAGATTCATAGGGTACTCGCGTTTGAACAACGACCCtggctaaaaaaatatatcgatTTTAACACAGAGAAAAGAAAACTTGCAAAGAATGAGTTTGAGAAGGACTTTTTTAAACTCATGAATAATGCAGTCTTTGGAAAAACAATGGAAAATTTAAGGAAAAGAACAGATATAAAGCTTTTGAGTGATCAGTCTAAAGCAAGAAAACTTATCAGCAAACCAACTTTCCATGCTtacaaaatattcaacgaaAACTTGGTGGCAGTTCACATGCTGAAACAACGATTATACTTGAACAGACCCATTTACGTTGGCTTCGCTATACTCGATTTGTCAAAGACACTAATGTATGACTTTCATTATAACTATATGAAGAACAAATATGGACCCAaggcaaaacttttatttacCGACACAGACTCATTATGCTACACCGTTAGCACTAATGATATATATCAGGATATGATGGAGGAAAATCACTTGTTCGATACATCAGAATATGACCCAAATCATCCACTACATAGCACATTGAATAAGAAGGTGTTAGGAAAGATGAAGGATGAAACACATGGTATTCCCATACAGGAATTTGTCGGTCTCAAGTCTAAGATGTACTCATTGATATATGAGGAGAATAAACAACTCTGCGAGAAGAAGACAGCAAAAGGTATAAAGAAGAGTGTGATCGAACATGATACAAGACATGaacattataaacaatgtcTGTTCAATAAAGAAATCCACATGTCTACCATGACACAGATCCGTTCATATGACCACAAGTTATATAATATATCCATCAACAAACTGGGCTTATCCCCTTATGATGACAAAAGATACTTACTAGATGATGGGATACAAAGTTTAGCCTATGGACATTGGAGAATATAA